CTCTTCCCACTTTTTTCTAAGATCTGTTGATAAAATACTAGTTCCATCGTGTTTCCAACCTGGAGGTTTTATCAAATATTTAAATTTATTTTTAAGGGTTGTTTTTGAGTACCAAACATCTTTTAGCATATGAATCCATTCTAAGAAAGCAATTTTTATAGGATTATAAGTATTGATGTTAACAACTAAACCATACACAGGCTTTTCAACTTCGGGTTCAAAAGTTTTAAAAAGTCTGTCCCAAATAATAAAAATTCCTGCGTGATTTCTATCCAAATATTGTGGATTGGTTGCATGATGCACTCTATGATGACTTGGTGTATTAAATATATATTCAAACCATTTTGGCATTTTATCAATCAATTCTGTGTGAATCCAATATTGATAAATTAAGCTAATACTCATTTGCACCAAAACCATTATTGGATGAAAACCAATGATAATTAAAGGAAACCAAAAGATAAACGTGTAAAAACTTCCTGACCAAGTTTGTCTTAATGCAGTGCTTAAATTATATTTTTGAGAAGAATGATGCACAACATGACTTGCCCAAAACAACCTACTTTCATGACTTATTCTATGAAACCAATAATAACAAAAATCTTCTACGAATAGTAAAATAACCCAAGCCCACCAAGCAAAAGGAATTGTGAAAAATCTAAATTTATATAAAAATAAAAATACTGCTAAAATCATTATTTTAGTAAAAATGCCAATAAATACATTTCCTAAACCCATTATAATGGAAGTACCAGCATCTTTAAATTCATAATCTTCTAATTTTACCTTTACAGTTAAAATAATTTCAAGAATTACAGTGGCTACAAAAAACGGAATTGCGTAATGAATTAAGTCAGGTATTTCAGGTATTTGCATATCAGTATTTTAAATTGTTTGAATAGAAATTATAGCGTGAACTTTTTAATTAAAAAAAGATGCAGTAAATATAAAAAAGTTACTATATTTGCACCCTTAAAAATAAACAATAAATTATTAATTATGAATCATTACGAAACTGTTTTCATTTTGAATCCCGTTTTATCTGACACTCAGATAAAGGAGACAGTACAAAAGTTCGAGGATTATTTAGTTTCTAAAGGAGCTGAAATAATCTCAAAAGAAGATTGGGGCTTAAAGAAATTAGCCTACCCAATCCAAAAGAAAAAAAGTGGTTTTTATCACTTAGTAGACTTTAAAGTTGCTGGTGAGGAAATCGCTGCATTTGAGTTAGAATTTAGAAGAGATGATAGCGTTATGCGTTATTTAACTGTTAAATTAGACAAACATGCTGCAGCTTGGGCTGAAAAAAGAAGAGAACGTGTTAAATCTACTAAAAAATAAGAAATGGCATCAATAGAACAACAAGCAAAAGGTGGTAAATCTGCTGACGTTAGATATTTAACGCCATTAGATATAGACACTAAAAAAGAAGCTAAATACTGTAGATTCAAGAAAAAAGGCATTAAATATATCGATTATAAAGATGCAGATTTCTTAATGTATTTAGTAAACGAACAAGGTAAAATTTTACCAAGACGTTTAACAGGAACTTCATTAAAATATCAACGTAAAGTTGCGCAAGCAATTAAAAGATCGCGTCATTTAGCGTTAATGCCTTACGTTGGAGATTTACTAAAATAATAAATACGTACAGACATGGAATTGATATTAAGACAAGACGTAGAAAATTTAGGATTTAAAGATGATGTTGTAGACGTTAAAAACGGATATGGTAGAAACTTTTTAATCCCATCAGGAAAAGCATCTTTAGCTACTTCATCTGCAAAGAAAGTATTAGCAGAAAACTTAAAGCAAAGAGCTTATAAAGAAGCTAAATTAATTGATGAAGCAAATGAAATTGCAGAAACAATTAAAGGATATGAAATACAAATTTCATCTAAAACTGGTTCAGGAGACAAATTGTTTGGCTCTGTAAACAACATAGATTTAGCTGAAGCACTTGCAAAAGCAGGTACAGTAATCGACAAAAAATTTATAAAAGTTGTTGGTGGTTCTGTAAAAAGATTAGGTAAATACGAGGCATCTGTAAGATTACACAGAGCTGTAGTTGCTGATATTACTTTTGATGTTGTTGCTGAATAAGTTTAGAAACACATTTAAATAATTTTTTAAAAGCTCGTTAGAAATAACGAGCTTTTCTATTTTTTAATTTAAACTAAAAACCTCAAATATCTTATGAAATACAGACAACTTACCAAAGAACAATTTGAAAGTTTGCATGAAGAATTTGCCCTTTTTTTGGCTTCACAAAGTATAGATGTAAAAGAGTGGAGCACCATTAAAGAAGAAAAGCCAAAAGTTGCAGAAGAAGAGCTAAATGTGTTTTCTGATGTTGTTTGGGATGATGTTTTAACCAGAACAAACTATGTAGAACATTTTTCAGAAAGATCTGCAAACTTATTTAAATGCGATGAAAATGAAATTCATAGAATTGCTATTAAAATTACTTGGGATATTAATTTATTAGAACAAAAAGGTTTTGAATGGTTAATGCAAAACCCAATGGATAATTCAGTTGAAATTTTTAAAGGCTCTAAACCTTATCATTTAGATAGAAATAAAGAAATTTTCGATTTAATAGAAAAAGGTAGCTCTATTTCAAAAGGTGAAATCTTTGAATATTTTAGCCAATTGATTGGGTAATTTTTTAAAAACTGTTTGTCGATACTTTTTTGCATTTTAACCTTACTTTAATTCATTTAAACATCGTTATTAAATTAAAAGATAACTTTAGACTTAATTTGTATCTTATTAATTAGTATTATTAGATGGAAAAAAGTTTAAAGGTTTTATTAGTAGAAGATAATTTAATTGAAATAATGAAAATGAATAGAACCATTTCGTTATTAAAATTAAATCATACCATTTATGAATCCAAAAATGGTGAAGAAGCTCTAAAATTTCTTGAGAATAAAGAAAATATTCCTGATATAATTTTATTAGACTTAAACATGCCTAAGATTAGTGGTTTAGAATTTCTTAAAATTATAAAGGCAAACAACGATTTAAAACATATTCCTACAATTATTTTAACTACCTCAAGCAACCATAAAGATTTATTAGATTGCTATAGAACAGGAATGTCTGGTTACGTATTAAAACCTCTAAAATATGAAGATTATGTTAAAAAAATAGAAACTGTTTTAGCATATTGGAGTGTAAATGAGCTGATAAAAATATAATCATTAGCCAAATAAACTATTCGTAATCTCTATCTAAC
The DNA window shown above is from Polaribacter sp. Hel_I_88 and carries:
- a CDS encoding sterol desaturase family protein produces the protein MQIPEIPDLIHYAIPFFVATVILEIILTVKVKLEDYEFKDAGTSIIMGLGNVFIGIFTKIMILAVFLFLYKFRFFTIPFAWWAWVILLFVEDFCYYWFHRISHESRLFWASHVVHHSSQKYNLSTALRQTWSGSFYTFIFWFPLIIIGFHPIMVLVQMSISLIYQYWIHTELIDKMPKWFEYIFNTPSHHRVHHATNPQYLDRNHAGIFIIWDRLFKTFEPEVEKPVYGLVVNINTYNPIKIAFLEWIHMLKDVWYSKTTLKNKFKYLIKPPGWKHDGTSILSTDLRKKWEEHQRK
- the rpsF gene encoding 30S ribosomal protein S6 — encoded protein: MNHYETVFILNPVLSDTQIKETVQKFEDYLVSKGAEIISKEDWGLKKLAYPIQKKKSGFYHLVDFKVAGEEIAAFELEFRRDDSVMRYLTVKLDKHAAAWAEKRRERVKSTKK
- the rpsR gene encoding 30S ribosomal protein S18; translated protein: MASIEQQAKGGKSADVRYLTPLDIDTKKEAKYCRFKKKGIKYIDYKDADFLMYLVNEQGKILPRRLTGTSLKYQRKVAQAIKRSRHLALMPYVGDLLK
- the rplI gene encoding 50S ribosomal protein L9; this encodes MELILRQDVENLGFKDDVVDVKNGYGRNFLIPSGKASLATSSAKKVLAENLKQRAYKEAKLIDEANEIAETIKGYEIQISSKTGSGDKLFGSVNNIDLAEALAKAGTVIDKKFIKVVGGSVKRLGKYEASVRLHRAVVADITFDVVAE
- a CDS encoding DUF6495 family protein — protein: MKYRQLTKEQFESLHEEFALFLASQSIDVKEWSTIKEEKPKVAEEELNVFSDVVWDDVLTRTNYVEHFSERSANLFKCDENEIHRIAIKITWDINLLEQKGFEWLMQNPMDNSVEIFKGSKPYHLDRNKEIFDLIEKGSSISKGEIFEYFSQLIG
- a CDS encoding response regulator, which encodes MEKSLKVLLVEDNLIEIMKMNRTISLLKLNHTIYESKNGEEALKFLENKENIPDIILLDLNMPKISGLEFLKIIKANNDLKHIPTIILTTSSNHKDLLDCYRTGMSGYVLKPLKYEDYVKKIETVLAYWSVNELIKI